The genomic stretch aaatttcgaatcagCCGCCTGACTGCATAACCTGCGGAGCATACGCTGCGGTTTTATCCCGTTTTTTCGATAATTAGGCAGGAGCAAATGTTTAAATTCTCAATATCTTCATGAACAATTGAGGAGCAATTAACAGCGATTGTCACTCGGACTGCATCGACACCTTTTTGGTTCGGATACAATTTCGAATTCGCCGCCCATCGACATAACCTACAAATCAGATGCAGCGTTGTTTTTCCAGTTTTAACGGAAGCCATGAGGGAGCAAATTACGAGATTTGCCGAGCAATCACCAGCGATTCAGGAGCAATTATCGGATTATTCATATCTCAATTCCTCCAAGACATATATCAAAATGAATTCGACCATACTTCGCAATTAgcgttaactgaagaatacaTGTTGCGCTTTTGTTTTGGAtattgagagaaaataaataagtaaccCTTATTCAAGTATTTGGGTGCTTTATTTAGAAATAAGAACAAAAAGGTGCCTTTTCTTATTCGGCagacatacatataaatattaagTCATGTTTGAGgttcaatattttcatgcaACAGACAATGAATTTGTGTTAAAACAAAAGATTCAGACAGATTCTGTTGATACTTCATTTACTTGACTGACTGAATGAGTTACTTCTTTTTGGCTCTATAAACCTACTGTACTAAAACTTCAGGCGTATTCACATCTTCTTTCTTATCATATAAATCCGTAGGTCTAGTTTTTATGAATTTAGAGTAATTTATCTTAACAATATACAACGCATTTAGCAAACCCTCTTTTCGTTTGTTGCTGATTCATTCGCAAACAATGCAGAagcaatttatcaaaataataGAATAACAAGAAGCAAGTCAGAGATTATCCTGTTTCGATAGAATAACGAACGTCTTGTCACCCACATTCAATTAAACATGGCGCCATTTTACTGGAAATGTTACCGTCTTACGATACCtgcaacgtttttttttcggatgTTCTCGAAAATTATGAGGGAGCAATTGAGAGCAATTAAGGGGCAATTAAACTGTACACGAATTTCCCGGAATTCcacgattttcgaaaattcgcgGAACACCCGGCTGCTGCCGGATAtgcattttcgtttttatcaaTGTTCTTGAAAACCGCGTGGGAgcatataatgaaaaatagagaTCAATTAAGAGCTAATTGGCAGAATTTTTcggcataaaattttttttttaattcgaagTTCGCAGGCCAACTTCACATAGGTGTAAACTGTAACGAAAAATAACCCAGCGTTATAAGTCTTTATGTATCCTCAGTCAATGTAATGGGTAAGAAAACCATACTTTAATACTGTTTAACAATATTCCGTCTTTTCTGATTTTATCTGGTTAATGCGATTGAACCATAGACTTATAGAGATAGACTGCGGTCCGTATACCGAACTGAAGCCCTTGTGACCTCGGTACGGTACCTGGTGGAAATTTCCAGATGCTAGACACTGGAAGCGATCACATAGCTGCAGTTAGACTCATATCAGTAGTttgggtcaccaattaccgataacgtattgaaatacaccggacaACGGTCATCTATCGCTCTAATCATACGAACCGAGGAAAGAGTAATTGTTAAATGAAAGGTTTAAATTGGCTTACCTTTGGAGAATGATCTGGATATGATGAATTGCAGTGTAGATAGCAGACAGGATTTAACGGAATGTAGTTGTTAGATCTTAAATTAATATGACAAAATGGAGCGGGAAGCTCGCTGGAGTTTAGACAGAGTAACTGCGTAGAAAATGTTTGAATGCAAAAGGCAaaaggattttaccgcgaCATTGTACCGAGGACAAGATTACTAATCTAGTGGTAGAAACCAAGAGGACGATCCGATGATCGGCTGTCGTTTTTGTGGGTATCGATCGCTGCGCAAAACGATCCCCCTCTTCGACTCTTTGTCAACTTCTGCGCACCTTCCCCCTTTTTCTAGGAATTAAAACTAGGGTAGGATCTTTGGGTAGGATATCTTCGTCGCATGTTCGTCCGTGATCATAGCTCTTTAGCTATTACTATATTGCGAGCTTTTTATGTATGGTATAACGCCATCTTGGTGCGACGGTGTGGGCGTAGAGTCGTTGCGCCATCAGCTTCCTATCCATGTGGGTTTTGGTGTTGGGGCAGCAAACCCCCTTGGCTACCGTGCTTCCGCCCCCCTTTTCGTAAGCGTTAGGACCGGGGCCGATTTTAGCTGCTATTTCCTAATATGGTGATCACGATGCACGTGCGCTAGAGATGACCCATGTTTCGTGGTGGTGTCATATATTGCGGACATTGGTGCTGTGTGCACTCGAGCACTGGTCGCGCATGCGCGGGACACGCGAGTCGTATATGCCAGTtacggtcttacatacaggtctggcaAGGAAGGTAGTGGGGGTGGTTCATTTCACGGCCGGTTATTTATCTCACTTTGTGGCCGCCAGTTCGGCGTTTTGATCGAGGATAATCAACGCGTGCACAATGCAGCGCcaacgtaataataatattattattggcaCTTTTGCATCCCTACTATCCCCTACCCCACGTACATCCCTAAATAACAGCGCCGCGACATGGCTATTTCAAACACTAAAAACCACGGACAGCAAGAGAACCACGCCGCTCTGTAGAAAATTGGCTTCGTcgccagacctgtatgtaaggcccgtattcatagtcagTTCTTAAATTTAAGCACGGTCTTCAGACCCTGAAGTCCTATCTCAAATCATGGTAAACGAGGACTTAAGACCGTGCTTAAATTTAAGAActgactatgaatacgggCCTAAGACCGTGATGCCAGTATACTACACTGCGAGAGAATGCTGAGCGCGCATGCGCGCGATTAGACGAGGATAAAAGAATGGGCCCCATAAGCAGGTTTCTCTTTTTATCCCGCTATCGCATTCACCAATGGGCTACCTCCGAGCTCGCGCGGTCTATTCTTATATGTCTATGGATATGACACTcgtttcaattgaattttggTCGGGTTCTAACCACTGAATTAGAGACATACTGGAACGCTTAAGCCAACACTCCATGTATGCGTTGAGCTCCGGCAAACGCATGCGGAAGGCGACTCCATGCACGCGGCAGACTTTAGCGCCACGCCACGTACGGAAATCGAAGATGCGTCgtaaaaatgtatacaaaCGATAGCTATGTTACGTGCCAGCCGGTATCCACGGCAGCGCCCTCTCTGCGCTCTACCTGACCAGCGTGCAGTTACCATAAGAGAGCCCTACGTGCTCTTACCGATAGTCGTAGATTAATACCAACGCACTTAGTTACCATCACAacgtccaaattcttatatcaACAGTTCTCACACGCTAGATTAACCGTTATTTCATCAGTCAAATTCATAACATacatgttatacatatattttttcccattcaacCGTAATAACCCAAAATAATAAACCTGCAACAGTTAAGATAACCAAAAAGACAAAACACCGGAAACGTGGGAAGAGAAATCACGGATAGCTCACAGAGAAAGAAACCCCTATTCCCAGAATTCAGGATAGCGCCCTTATTTTAACGAAAACAAGACCAGTCAGCGCTTCGCCGCTTGCTTCTCTTAACCAACCACCTCGCGCCAATCCACCACCGAGATCCCACGCACGAACCAGAAACCTTACCcccaattttttaatcatcctCAACCAATCATCCGAGACCCGCGAGAAACCGCGACTCCTTTTGAACTCCTCCTACTTTCCCTCTAAGTCAACCTTCCCAAAAACAGAATAATGAGAAGAACTTCAGACATCATAGAGAACAGATCAGAACTCTACCGAAATCctagaataaaatcattataagtCATTCAGAACCTTCGAGACTTGTTAACAGTTTGTCACTGCGATAGTGATTAACACCAATCTGTACCACGATTGTAAACCTACCATCGAGAACTAGAAGGAGAccgttaataaatgtgtaattaacccaagtgttgtcataaataattatttcaatcacgcatagtGATGGTTGGCACGAGCCCTACCTAACAAACTCTCAGAATTGTAGGCGAGTTGAACGAGAAGATCTGAGGAGCTGATCAGCGGAATCCCGAGATTTACATACACCAACTACGTAAGTCAGGAGACAATTTAAATCACGCGGCGAATCAGAGTCGACTCGAAACGTTCCTCTCGGAACGTAACAGCTACTCAACCTAAAAGAAAGGAATACTCTGTCCATAATTCCGGGCGGTTTCTCACGTAATGAATTACAAGTTCATTCACGTCATCACAATTATATTCCATAGTGGAATCTTTTGTTGATGTTattgatggttttttttcataatctgTTTTGTACGACACAACCTACGTCGCGTTGACTATTATTTGAGCCATGATTTGAGCTTTGCCAGATTCCGAATGGCCCCGAAGGTTCTCGACTTTAGCCGAATGACGTGCGGTACTgcggaaaaattaaaatattttgatctCAACGCAGTGCGGTGCGGCATGCCGGAGGTTGCCGCTGCCGGACTTGCGCCGGGCTCTTGATTGGTCACCGCAGCATTTGCCGGAGCTCAACGTATACATGGAGTCTCAGCTTTAAGCTAAGTACCTTACTCTCGTGACAGGGGGTCGCAGAGAGAGACAGCTCAACAGGGGATATTTGTCCTTTTCTGTACAGTCCCAACCAGAATGTTATCCTTGTAAACAAAACGCATGACCTGGCTATCAGCGGCATTAATGCATATGGCATGTGAATGTCACAATATTTCAAGCGGTGTACAATGTATTCAGTCATTCGCACTATTGTAAACTATTAGCCATCGTTCCTGTACACCTAAAACCACGGACTTACCCAACACTATCCTCACGCATTTCACGCGTGCAAGTATGCATTTTGATTACGAGGACAACTTTCTGGTTGGGACTGTACAGAAAAAGACAAGGATCCTCTGTTGAGCGATCTCTCTCTGCGAGCGAATATACTACCCCAACAGCGAGAGTAAGCGGTTCAGTATATCTCTATTTCAGTGGTTCTAACGCACGTCATTGCTACATTTTCAAAGCACTAATGATCAGATTTGGACGTGTTACTTACAATGGATGGAATAGATTCCACCTGCGGCAGTTTACAACTAAATCATCACACGATACCGACAACTTCACTTTGGTTGTAGACAATAAGTCCATCGAACAACTGGAAAGGTTATCTTTGGTAAACTTCGGCAGCGCGGAAGGTATCGCCAGACTAGAATCCGCAATTACTTTTGCTAAGCAACTGTGGTTGGTAGAACTCAACGCCGACATCCAGCCAATGTATACCGTgctcgaaaatcaaaaacttaAACTTAGAGACGATCAAGTTTTCGATGGTGGTTACACCAAAAAGGTGTTGAAGAACGCCGCTTTAACAGAGGAAGATTACTTTATAGCTCCACCGGGCAACGTTCCCGTTAATCTCACTACCAACAAATACTAGCTACTGTAAATTCTATATGCAAACTGAAGCAGCATGATGAAAGCCAATAAAATATTGTCTCTGCTAGGCACAGACTTTCTGACCGTTTCGGAAACAGAATTTATTTATGGCCCTTCTGGACGATTCCTTCTACGAAATGTCGAAGACGTTTGGTGGAAATATTGTGTTGTATCAGAAAAATACAACGTTTATCCAACTCAGATTTCTCAAGTCTCGAGAACCCTACGATATCTCAGGGACTCGAGATGTGACGGACTACCGTTCGGTCTAGCATCAATAGAAACAACTGAAAATGACCAAAGACAAAGCAAAATGCTTGACCTTCCGCTGCCTCCTTTATGCACAAGAATGAGTGTAATGACGTTCGGTGAGAAAACTTCGGCCAAAGATTTATTCTACAGGAAACAGAGAGAGCGCAAGGCTTGGTGGCGCAAGTTCAGCAATAATCCATCCCGATTTGTAACGacaaattctgaaaaaaatgaaaatcgtgaAGTTATGAGTATTCAAGCTCATTTGCCATCTCAAGATTTAAGTGTTGAAGTTGTATCATTTGGCAAAGTGGAATGTTATTTGCAGGTACGATGTAAATTCTTAAATCTTAACTATAATATCTGAATCtaatatatttattgctatgaagatgaagttagtaacgttactgtaacgatgcatgtttatgaaaaatcattacttCGCACGTTTTcgaatgtctgaaatttagtcGACTATGATAAACAAGATATACTCATATTTTATGAAGCCAACTCCTTGCAAGTCATTCTAAAATGGtgcaataatgattttttccccgatgttttgttacgttaacgttactaacatCAGCCTCATTTATTCCTttctttatacgtatattcttGATgtacaaatgattttttaatataagGTATATTTGCTAGTATTGCAGTTATCCTagtgcaaatatttttctgaaaatttcacattttgcGGAGTTTTTCAGAGAactttacatattttatttttaaagtcAATTCCTGTTacataaaattgtaaaactttactgcatttttttacactttgtaaaatttcactccAAGTCCTCGCAAGTGTTTAACTTAAAAtctattccttttttatttagtAGTATAATATCTCAGAAAAGCTCTGCAGATTCTTGTACAGTTTGCGTGATTCGTACAAACATTCTTGCAAATTCATCACTGTCGTGCAAGCTGTATCAACACTAAAAAATGTCTAACCTAATTGCATAGTCTCGTGTTCAACATGCACTTTTAACTCAAAGTGAACTGAAAATGGCCTTTTGATTGCTCGAGCGAATTGATTTAGTCGATATCCAATTGCTTCGGGAAAGTACACCAGTTCTTGGAaaccaaaataattatgtaaaaaaattcagtcaaACTAGGAGAAATTTGGCAGAGAATGCGGAGTATTTCAGTCATGGATAATCCCTCGgtatttaaatattgtaaaagtATCTACAGAGTCAGTTGTGTAAAAAGTTACTATGGGTTTCAGAAAATTCTGGAGAAATGCAGATGATTCTATTTAGAATGAGTCCTTCAGTATCTGTTTAGcgtcaataatttttcgagactttCAGCTGATTATGtcataaaattacaatgtTGCATAGAAAATAAGGTAAAACATTGGTACggaatttatataaattagcAGAGAATCGCATTTTTGCTGTATGAATTTGTTTCAGCAAAGTTCAGAGTGTTTGAAGactttttggaaaaatttgaagaatttcagaattattcTGAAAAATGTGTATCTAGAAGTGAAAACCGTGGTgtaattaattctttttttttttaatttatttaccatTTCAAACCTACATCAAGGTTTATATCTGCTATACAGAGAGGTAGATTACAATGTAGTTATGTTTTCTTTTGACAATCTTTTTatccaaattatttttttatacttttagaatacaatttttaagAAACCTAATCATACTTTTACAGGTTTGTACATTGGGTTCTGTAATTATAGCTTCTACAGATATAGGAAGTTGTAGCTTTAGTTTAACAATTCGTTAATAAAATCAGTGCGTTGTTGGTCGTGAAGCGAGCATCGCCAAAAAATGTGATtgatgtttcaattttctttaccaTGTTTGCATAAACGAGATGCAACTACTTTTATACTAGCGAGTGATTCAGCTAAGTTATAGTAATTAGTGTAATAGCATTctctttgaatattttgtaGAAATCTGTGTGCGGTATTTTAATTATGTTGCAAGAAGCTTCGTTCGTGGCAAATTTGGCAAGTGAGTCGGCATTTTCATTTCCTACCAAACCTATATGGGATAGTAACCAGGAAAACTTGAGAATGTAGCTAGAATATATGTTTATAACTTCATTATACTTTCTTTCAATATCATACTAGGATGGGAGCCCATCGTCGGAAAGTTTACGTCATCAAACAACCGGTTAATACATACTCTATTTGAAAAGATAATTACTAAATGATATTAAACAGTCGGTCTACCTAAGCATATCCTAGTGGGACATCCTTAATGAAGGTAATTTACCTGGTATAAACAGGTATGTGACCTACATTACAAAACATGCAGCGGAAATTTATACAGAATACACAGAAATATGAGTTATTTGAAACTACCTTGATCTGTCTTACTTCACCCTGGTGATTACCCACCTCAGCTAACCAGCCTAAAGGGGTGCATTTTTAGTATCTCACCTACCTCATCAAACatccagttttttttaaattttatttcgaagtTCTAACCATATACTATACAAATATCTTGGTCTGCCTAAGTAAACACTGGCGCACATGTGAGACAGACCAGATTTATAGGACTATTTGCCTTATcaagaatttcaattgaaacacTGTTCATCATGCAATATTAATACGTAATATAAGTGCAATATTACCATGCAATTCGAGTAATGAAAGAACATCGTTTTTTGTGTGAAATTTATTGGTTACAATAATAACAGTTTagcgtgaaataataatagataTGGGGACATATTCAACAAGTATTgcaatattaaaattaatattatgtattattagATATGCAATGTGtacaaaacaatggaaaacgTAAACATATAGTATTATGCAAttatgatttgaaattattttttcacacttaTTTGGTAGTATTGGAATCGTAAATGTCTACCGCCGATTGTGAATCTTCATCTTCGCCTAGTTCTCCTTGACTGCATTCCTTATCATCTATAATTACATCATCAATATGTAATGGCGTTCGCTCTCCTTTACACCACAATGGTGTAAGTTCattatgttttaaaaatacacCATGATCTTCTGCAGAAAGATAAATGCATCGCCGATTGGTAGCATTTTACCACATCGTATTGACAAACATagttcgtaaaattttttgttccaaaaATCGCCAGTAAGGGAGGATGAGacttgaattaaattttttttaattgttcatAAAATTGTGGTCCTTAGTTGTCAAAGCCTAAAATTGCTGGAACATTTCTAGACGAGCAGCATTCACACTGATACAGTATTTTGCGTTATATAACTGCACTGTATATTGTTTaattacttcaattttttcagcgTCGAAAATATCATGAGCAGAAGTTAGAGTTAATCAcgaatagaaatatttcagcGATTTTATGCTTTGACAATTAAAGCCgacaattttataaacaattttaaaaaatttaattcaagtCTCATCCTCCCCTTGCTGGCGATctttggatgaaaaaattttacgaaccATTTTTGTCAATACAATGTGGCAAAATGCTACTAATCCGCGATGCATTTATCTTTCTCCAGAAAATCGTGGTTTGTGTTTACAAGATAATAAACTTACACCATTGTGGTATAAAGGAGAACCAACGCCATTACatattaataatgtaattataCATGATAAGTAATGGCTTGAAGGTGAATTATACAAAGATGAAGATTCATGATCTGCGGTAGACATTTACGATTCCGATACTAACAAATAACTATGAAAAATTAGTTTCAAATCATAATTACGTAATACTCTATGTTTACTCTATTTTTACTCTTCCATTGTTTTGTACACAttacataatttataatactgtaattttaattttaatattgcAATACTTGTTTAACATTTTCTCGTAtccattattatttcacgCTAATCTGTTATTATTGTAACCAATAAATTTCACACAAAACATGATGTTCTTTCATTACTTGAATTGCATGATAATATTGCacttatattacatattaataTTGTATGATGAACAAtgtttcaattgaaattctgGATAAGGCAAATAATCCTATAAATCTTTACTGCCACGCATGTGCGCCAGTTTTTATTTAGGCAGACCAACATATTCGTATAGTATATGGttagaaatttaaatttaaattaaaaaagccAGATGTTCGATGACGTAGGTGAGATACTGAAATGTACACCTTTAGGGTAGTTAGCTGAGCACTTCCACCAGGGTGAAGCAAGACAGATCAAGGTAGTTTCAAATAACTCATATTTCTGTATAAATTTCAGATACACGTTTCGTATCGTAGGTCACGTACCTGTTTATGTTAGGTAAATTATCTTGATTAAGGATGTCTTGCTAGGATATGCTTAGGCAGACCGACGGTTCAATATTCTTTAGTATGTTTCCGTTttaataaagtaaaaattaatcggaTGTTTAGTGACGTAAGCTTTCTGAAGGTGGGCTCCTGTACTACATGTTAAGTAGTTTGATGATTTGCtaagttttgaattttttaaggTTTGAAGAGCACTCAGAAAATCAGAGAAAAGGAATACGTTACAATTGTTTTGTTGGAGAGCAATATCCATGGTATTATTCAGAGCGATACATTCAGCAGTGTAGACCGATGCATTAGTGTTGCTACTTTTAGTTACACCTGTATGAAAATTTGCGAGTGAACAAGCAAATCCGacgaatttgttttctttgtgTTTGCTGCCATCAGTGTATATTGCTAATGCATTACTGTTGTGTAAGAATTAGTCGCGTACAGAGTACGGATTTGTACTGTTCTTAAGTGTTTTCCTAATTCTGTTTCTATAGGTAGAGAGGTTATTACAGTTTCATTATCGTGTTCATATATAATGTAGTTGTTTTGTGTTTTGATAACTAACTCATTTTGTCAGGTCGTTAAGGTTTGCAATGCATTCTAgtaaaatacgttttcttttGCACTTCATTGGGCAGGTTTGATACGCTATGTTAGCGTACATCGAAGAGTTTCTGTGAGCAAGCACATTTGTTACGTAACAATTGCCTAGAAGCTTTGTTCGTTCAATTAGTAACATTTTCATATGTCTCAccagatttttgaaaaaatttgcaaatttttcacaatagatttattttcttcattttgctaattaaaaacaaatacaaatggtataataataccgaaaaatctgaaacaatgAAATTGGAAACAGTAAAAAGGACTATCCACTCCGGCTCTaagcttaaaaattttgattgctGACACACGatgtttcggattttcaaattgtcTTGATTAATACCATGGGttcgaaaaattgtagaaaatgaaaaccaCGTCTGaaaatctacaaaaaaaatgagtgCCTTCCGACGTGAGAacaatcatataaaaaatcgcggGCCAAATCCGAGAGGTCgaggaactttttttttcgaatgcCAAGATCTAcaacatatcaaaaatcgaaacgaattCACTGAAACCCAGTTCTCGTAAGATTATTGTGGGGTTCTTTGTCTAGATCATACtcaaaagatgaaaaaaggcCATGCAATGTAGAGCCAAATTTTACTAGGTACTTTTAACTTGTCTGCAAAAAGTTTTCCTTGTGAAAGTGACATGACATCTGGCAGTGGTTCAAAGATaatgttttatattttcgCGTACATATTCGTAATCTTGTTGACAGtcatttttagaaattcatatttttcttcaaaattctacagaaaacaattttttcgttttcgagttGTAAATTTCCTTGATACTTCCAAAAATTCACAGTCTCTATTCGAAGCTATAGATTTCCATGGAAATTCGAACAATTCTATAAATTCacgaaattttactttcaatatATGATGGCTGGTGGACTTTTAATTTTGGTTTTAGAAGATTGTTTTTAAGAGAATtcatggatttaaaaaaaaaaaaattcacttcatttctttatttgtaatatttcatggttatacataaataaacaATCCACACAGAAACAACTATTTTCAATGACCTGCACTTTATTGTAATTTGGTGTAGAAATTAGTTTCACCAGGGTATCCcaatacatatttatgtacacATGGTATTATTATGGAATAAAGTATGATGCGAATGTTAATATTTGACGAATAAGTATTTGTTTCTTAGATATGCAGgtcagtgaaaaaatttcaatttgtttacGTTTCGGTTAATATTTGATGTGATGACTAATTAATTTCCAGGAAAATTCGTAGGTATAGTAATTTCCACCAGGGATATATTTTCTgcgagtttaaaaaaatccgCGGTGTATTTGCATGGGTAGCGCcatatcatttttattgcaaGATTGTGAAATGTATACTTTTTGCATAGTAGCTTTTgtctttcgaaactttgtgaTATTCTATTCCATGATTTTGTAGCAGCCGCAGAGGACTCTTGCAATCTCGTAGGAAATACTACGATTTCTATAGCgagttgtataaatttatgaaattggACAAATTTTTCTGAGCGAAAAATTCTGAGTTGCTTGACTAACACGACTGGTAGTAATTGTTCTTAGAAAGCTGCAATTCATGTACTTTTTTCTCAaagacttttattttttacgcaattttatgaatttgcattctataatttttcaacttgaagACTGTCTTAGATTTTTCAGTTCTATTAAAGTGAGTATAATTATTCTCAGAATCCTACGAATTATTTATGaaggaaaattttgttttgtaGTAGTAGCGAGGGATAGTTATGtttcgtagaaaattttaacgaTTGCAGTTTTTGCTCAAAacattgtattttattttatgaaatgTAAGGGTTTATaggaaattttatgaaattctgAT from Neodiprion virginianus isolate iyNeoVirg1 chromosome 3, iyNeoVirg1.1, whole genome shotgun sequence encodes the following:
- the LOC124300732 gene encoding glutamyl-tRNA(Gln) amidotransferase subunit C, mitochondrial; this encodes MIRFGRVTYNGWNRFHLRQFTTKSSHDTDNFTLVVDNKSIEQLERLSLVNFGSAEGIARLESAITFAKQLWLVELNADIQPMYTVLENQKLKLRDDQVFDGGYTKKVLKNAALTEEDYFIAPPGNVPVNLTTNKY
- the LOC124300725 gene encoding DNA polymerase subunit gamma-2, mitochondrial, translated to MMKANKILSLLGTDFLTVSETEFIYGPSGRFLLRNVEDVWWKYCVVSEKYNVYPTQISQVSRTLRYLRDSRCDGLPFGLASIETTENDQRQSKMLDLPLPPLCTRMSVMTFGEKTSAKDLFYRKQRERKAWWRKFSNNPSRFVTTNSEKNENREVMSIQAHLPSQDLSVEVVSFGKVECYLQNCQSGSISEAYIVEHTTSLELAVLTLLCDGYAEDKKSLHLHPKLAPYKALIMPDNTGNEELLQLVVYLNNQLKAESLNTIVSSTSNDVHVLQVPYVILVDNDSLRTGIVQVTNQLTTISERVHITDLVKNIAACCT